The following proteins are co-located in the Paraburkholderia phytofirmans PsJN genome:
- a CDS encoding UDP-2,3-diacylglucosamine diphosphatase, with amino-acid sequence MLQETPLRSVAAGVPGEGKRPHAARPFFFLSDIHLSEAIPHTVAAFEHFIRFTAEQADSVFILGDLFEYWIGDDMLVEPFAARMAALLHTLSERGIALYIMHGNRDFLLGKRFMKAAGAIWLPDPFVITAFGTRLVLAHGDALCTADRGYQTFRRFARNRFAQMLFLAWPLRWRQRLAENMRSKSEQGRARPVSPKYDVTAAAVAALFKSSKTATLIHGHTHRPARHREPGGTRWVLPDWDLDHGERRGGYLRIDAEGIRALPLG; translated from the coding sequence AAACGCCCGCACGCCGCACGCCCGTTTTTTTTCCTCTCCGATATTCATCTGAGCGAGGCGATCCCGCACACGGTCGCCGCGTTCGAGCATTTCATCCGCTTCACGGCCGAGCAGGCCGATTCGGTGTTCATACTCGGCGATCTGTTCGAGTACTGGATCGGCGACGATATGCTCGTCGAACCGTTCGCCGCGCGCATGGCGGCGCTGCTGCATACGTTGTCGGAGCGCGGCATCGCGCTCTACATCATGCACGGCAACCGCGATTTCCTGCTGGGCAAGCGCTTCATGAAAGCAGCCGGCGCGATCTGGCTGCCCGACCCGTTCGTGATCACCGCGTTCGGCACGCGTCTCGTGCTTGCGCACGGCGATGCCTTGTGCACGGCGGATCGTGGCTATCAAACATTCCGGCGTTTTGCGCGCAACCGTTTCGCGCAGATGCTGTTTCTCGCGTGGCCGTTGCGCTGGCGTCAGAGGCTCGCCGAAAACATGCGCTCGAAAAGCGAGCAAGGCCGCGCGCGGCCGGTTTCGCCGAAGTACGACGTGACGGCGGCAGCCGTGGCTGCGTTATTCAAATCGTCGAAAACGGCGACGCTCATTCATGGGCACACGCACCGGCCGGCGCGGCATCGCGAGCCGGGCGGCACGCGCTGGGTTCTGCCGGATTGGGATCTCGACCACGGCGAGCGCCGTGGTGGATATTTGCGTATCGACGCTGAAGGGATTCGGGCGTTGCCGTTGGGTTGA
- the cysE gene encoding serine O-acetyltransferase yields MFTRLREDIATIRERDPAARSAWEVLTCYPGLHALVLHRLAHACWRAKRRWFARFVSQMARFMTGIEIHPGATLGRRVFIDHGMGVVIGETAQIGDDCTIYQGVTLGGTSLTRGAKRHPTLERGVIVGAGAKVLGGFTIGADAKIGSNAVVTKPVPARGTAVGNPARIIVPAAAAVAPEAAVNAVSNGAACDVKRTAASSGFCAYGITPNADDPVSLAIHGLIDHAATQAKRIDEIVDALERLGTSLEGLQGADAALLDLRRLSAAIAGKVEAAAAER; encoded by the coding sequence ATGTTCACGAGACTTCGCGAAGACATCGCCACGATCCGCGAGCGCGACCCCGCCGCCCGCAGCGCCTGGGAAGTCCTCACGTGTTACCCGGGTCTGCACGCGCTCGTGCTGCACCGGCTCGCGCATGCGTGCTGGCGAGCCAAACGCCGCTGGTTCGCCCGTTTCGTCTCGCAGATGGCGCGCTTCATGACCGGCATCGAAATCCATCCGGGCGCAACGCTCGGGCGGCGCGTGTTTATCGATCACGGCATGGGCGTGGTGATCGGCGAGACCGCGCAGATCGGCGACGACTGCACGATCTATCAGGGCGTCACGCTCGGCGGCACCTCGCTCACGCGCGGCGCGAAGCGGCATCCGACGCTCGAGCGCGGCGTGATCGTCGGCGCGGGCGCGAAGGTGCTCGGCGGTTTCACGATCGGCGCGGACGCGAAGATCGGCTCGAACGCGGTGGTGACCAAGCCCGTGCCGGCGCGTGGCACGGCGGTGGGCAATCCGGCGCGGATCATCGTGCCGGCGGCGGCCGCGGTGGCTCCGGAAGCGGCGGTCAACGCCGTTTCCAACGGCGCCGCGTGCGACGTCAAACGCACCGCCGCAAGCAGCGGCTTCTGCGCCTATGGCATCACGCCGAACGCGGACGATCCGGTGTCGCTGGCGATTCATGGGCTGATCGATCACGCCGCGACGCAAGCTAAACGCATCGACGAAATCGTCGATGCGCTGGAGCGGCTGGGTACGAGTCTCGAAGGACTGCAAGGGGCGGATGCGGCGTTGCTCGATCTGCGACGGTTGTCTGCGGCGATTGCAGGGAAAGTGGAAGCGGCGGCAGCGGAGCGGTGA